In Fluviicola taffensis DSM 16823, the following are encoded in one genomic region:
- the murI gene encoding glutamate racemase, translated as MSSIGPIGVFDSGYGGLTVLKEIREKLPEYDFLYLGDNARAPYGSRSFPVIYDYTWQAVQALFDRDCSLVILACNTASAKALRNIQRIKLPELHPDKRVLGVIRPSTEELDKHSKTKHVGVLATDGTIRSNSYQIELAKFAPDLVVNQHACPMWVPLIENNKFDSPGGIYFIQEDLVQLLEKDPKIDTILLACTHYPILLDQIKGLLPEQIEVLPQGQIVANSLADYLDRHPEMAAKCSKGGKVNYLTTESAADFSEKASALMNDDIQATHLTLH; from the coding sequence ATGTCTTCGATTGGTCCAATTGGTGTTTTTGATTCTGGCTATGGCGGTTTAACTGTCCTGAAAGAAATTCGGGAAAAGCTCCCTGAATACGATTTTTTGTACTTGGGCGATAATGCCAGAGCACCTTATGGCTCAAGAAGCTTTCCAGTTATTTACGATTATACCTGGCAAGCTGTTCAAGCATTATTTGACCGAGATTGTTCGCTTGTTATATTGGCATGTAACACCGCGTCTGCAAAAGCTTTGCGCAACATTCAACGAATCAAATTGCCCGAATTACATCCTGATAAACGAGTTTTAGGAGTCATTAGGCCCAGCACCGAAGAATTGGATAAACATTCCAAAACCAAACATGTTGGAGTTCTAGCAACCGATGGAACCATTCGCTCAAACAGTTACCAAATAGAATTGGCCAAATTTGCACCCGATTTAGTCGTGAATCAGCATGCTTGCCCCATGTGGGTTCCGCTCATCGAAAACAACAAATTCGATAGCCCAGGAGGAATTTATTTTATTCAAGAGGATTTGGTTCAACTATTGGAAAAGGATCCGAAAATCGATACCATCTTATTGGCTTGTACGCACTACCCTATTTTATTGGATCAAATCAAAGGATTACTTCCTGAACAAATAGAAGTACTTCCACAAGGTCAAATTGTAGCAAATAGTCTTGCAGATTATTTGGACCGACATCCTGAAATGGCTGCCAAATGTTCGAAGGGAGGAAAGGTAAATTACTTGACGACAGAAAGTGCGGCAGACTTTAGCGAAAAGGCTTCTGCATTAATGAATGATGATATTCAAGCCACACATTTAACCTTACATTAA
- the kbl gene encoding glycine C-acetyltransferase, giving the protein MYGKIKEYLSNELTAIKDGGIFKRERIITSPQGARVHVSSGHEVVIMCANNYLGLSSHPSVIQAAKDALDTHGFGMSSVRFICGTQDIHKELEAKIAKFYGTEDTILYAAAFDANGGVFEPLFGEEDAIISDELNHASIIDGIRLCKAARYRYKHSDMADLEAQLIKAQDQRHRIIVTDGVFSMDGDIAKMNEICDLADKYDALVMTDECHSAGFIGKTGRGVPEYHNCMDRVDIVTGTLGKALGGAMGGYTTGKKEVIEMLRQRSRPYLFSNSLAPSIVGAANAVFDILGSSTELRDKLEANTKYFKDRIIAAGFDIKPGDSPIVPIMLYDAALSQQFADKLLEEGVYAIGFFYPVVAKGAARIRTQISAAHSIADLDKAIAAFIKVGKELGVIKN; this is encoded by the coding sequence ATGTACGGAAAAATAAAAGAGTACCTTTCAAATGAATTAACGGCTATCAAAGATGGTGGGATTTTTAAACGAGAACGCATCATTACTTCTCCTCAAGGAGCTCGAGTTCATGTGAGTTCAGGACATGAAGTTGTTATCATGTGTGCCAATAATTACTTAGGTCTTTCTTCTCATCCTTCCGTTATTCAAGCTGCGAAAGATGCTTTGGACACACATGGTTTTGGAATGTCATCGGTTCGTTTTATTTGTGGAACACAAGATATTCACAAGGAATTGGAAGCGAAAATTGCGAAATTCTACGGAACAGAAGACACCATTTTGTACGCAGCGGCTTTTGATGCAAATGGAGGAGTTTTTGAACCTCTGTTTGGCGAAGAAGATGCAATTATTTCAGATGAATTAAACCATGCTTCAATCATTGATGGAATTCGTTTGTGCAAAGCAGCTCGTTACCGTTACAAACATTCCGACATGGCTGATTTAGAAGCACAATTAATCAAAGCGCAAGATCAACGCCATAGAATCATTGTCACTGATGGAGTTTTCTCCATGGATGGCGACATTGCTAAAATGAATGAAATTTGCGACTTGGCAGATAAATATGATGCATTGGTAATGACAGACGAATGTCACAGTGCTGGATTTATCGGAAAAACGGGTCGTGGAGTTCCAGAATACCACAATTGTATGGATCGTGTTGATATCGTAACTGGAACTTTGGGTAAAGCACTTGGTGGAGCAATGGGTGGTTACACAACTGGAAAAAAAGAAGTGATTGAAATGCTTCGTCAACGCTCTCGACCATATTTATTTTCAAACTCCTTAGCTCCGTCGATTGTTGGTGCTGCAAATGCCGTATTTGACATTTTGGGAAGTTCAACGGAACTTCGCGATAAATTGGAAGCAAACACGAAATACTTCAAAGACCGAATCATCGCTGCCGGATTTGATATCAAACCAGGAGATTCTCCAATTGTTCCAATCATGTTATACGACGCAGCTTTGTCTCAGCAATTTGCAGACAAACTATTGGAAGAAGGCGTTTATGCAATCGGTTTCTTCTATCCGGTAGTTGCAAAAGGCGCTGCTCGAATCAGAACCCAAATTTCCGCTGCACATAGTATTGCAGATTTAGATAAAGCCATCGCTGCATTTATCAAAGTTGGAAAAGAATTGGGGGTAATTAAAAACTAA
- a CDS encoding DUF5686 family protein yields MKYLLLSLLTLLSSSFLYAQQVQIQESASHSPIPFVKVYPKVGKPFLADLDGRFMNPAGNTQVTLKMTSFRDTTIEITGDMTVYMTEQASEIEEVVILPGVNPAERIMELAIENRKKNHPKSDVSFKCDNYSKVVFTINQDALAQISDTTKDTSLVDLRKFFDQQHIFLLESTSTKYFKPPFKEKEVISAYRISGFSDPMFSAFANELQSFNFYDNQFDILGKSYLNPLALGSIRRYLFILEDTTITAPGDTTYTIRFQPRRDKNFDGMKGKLYINTRGYAVEKVSAEPAITSEGGVQVKIIQEYELLEGKKWFPYKLSTEAAFPGLKMSSKLKDAYIVGKGNTYIDNVVLDADLKDQRFNAVFVETARDANKKDSTHWDSKRKYDLDSKDLRTYKVIDSISEKENLEGKLKMLQSLLQGKIPLGYVQIDLLRLLNFRDYEGFRLGAGLETSEKLSDRFQVGGYFAYGFKDKMWKYGGYGKVTLVPKYFLDFEARYQEDIIERGGTGLTYEPVISRLNTIYRDVYIRQMDKQRIGEIAFSGYVFPRMRFRLSGSYQRIAFTEGYSYQWSNASMGTVDRYDIAETSLELTWAIRDKVMSLGTKRISLGSKWPILTFKITKSIPGVTAAKIDYARITGGVQQIVPIRAVGKLTYVLMGTVVTGDSPLLLQQVGQGTGGMWKLSAANSFETMIASTYYSSRMAALFTRFDFKAIKTGKKWTRPQFAIHHALGYGNDEDKSRHSIVFQSLNNGYAEAGLLANSVIVLNGIGFGIGGFYHYAGGIISPKVENNITAKFSLTFHFLSR; encoded by the coding sequence ATGAAATACCTTTTACTAAGCTTACTTACCCTTCTTAGCTCATCTTTTTTATACGCTCAACAGGTTCAAATTCAGGAGTCAGCATCTCATAGTCCGATTCCATTTGTGAAGGTTTATCCCAAAGTAGGGAAACCATTTTTGGCAGATTTGGATGGTCGTTTTATGAATCCAGCGGGAAATACGCAAGTAACTTTGAAAATGACTAGTTTCCGAGATACAACGATAGAAATTACTGGAGACATGACCGTTTATATGACGGAACAAGCTAGTGAAATTGAGGAAGTGGTCATTTTGCCTGGTGTTAATCCAGCAGAGCGTATCATGGAATTGGCTATTGAGAATCGGAAGAAAAATCACCCAAAATCAGACGTGTCTTTCAAATGCGATAATTACAGCAAGGTTGTTTTTACGATTAATCAAGATGCTTTAGCACAAATTTCGGATACAACAAAAGATACTAGTTTGGTAGATTTACGTAAGTTTTTCGATCAACAACATATTTTCTTGTTAGAAAGTACTTCTACCAAGTATTTTAAGCCGCCTTTCAAAGAAAAAGAGGTCATCAGCGCGTATCGTATTTCCGGATTTTCTGATCCAATGTTTTCTGCCTTTGCTAATGAATTACAATCGTTTAATTTTTACGACAATCAGTTTGATATTTTGGGAAAATCGTATTTGAATCCCTTAGCCTTAGGTTCTATTCGTAGGTATTTGTTTATCCTCGAAGACACCACTATTACAGCTCCTGGAGATACTACATATACCATTCGTTTTCAACCACGAAGAGATAAAAATTTCGATGGGATGAAAGGGAAATTGTACATCAATACGCGCGGCTATGCAGTTGAGAAAGTAAGCGCAGAGCCAGCAATTACAAGTGAAGGAGGAGTTCAGGTTAAAATTATTCAAGAATATGAATTGCTTGAAGGAAAAAAATGGTTTCCGTACAAATTATCTACAGAAGCTGCTTTCCCTGGACTTAAGATGAGTTCAAAATTGAAAGATGCTTATATCGTCGGAAAGGGGAATACGTATATTGATAATGTGGTTTTAGATGCCGATTTGAAAGACCAACGATTTAATGCCGTTTTCGTAGAAACAGCCCGAGATGCGAATAAAAAAGATTCTACCCATTGGGACAGCAAGCGAAAGTATGATTTGGATAGTAAGGATTTAAGAACTTATAAAGTCATCGATAGTATTTCCGAAAAGGAAAATTTAGAAGGAAAATTGAAAATGCTTCAATCGTTGTTGCAAGGAAAAATTCCATTGGGGTATGTGCAAATTGACTTGCTTCGCTTGTTGAATTTTAGAGATTACGAAGGTTTTCGTTTAGGAGCGGGCTTGGAAACGAGCGAAAAATTATCCGATCGCTTTCAAGTTGGAGGTTATTTCGCTTATGGATTTAAAGATAAAATGTGGAAATATGGAGGGTACGGAAAAGTAACATTAGTCCCTAAGTATTTCTTAGATTTTGAAGCGCGTTATCAGGAAGATATCATTGAAAGAGGTGGAACAGGATTAACTTATGAACCTGTAATTTCTCGCTTGAATACGATTTATAGAGATGTATATATCCGACAAATGGATAAACAGCGGATTGGAGAAATTGCCTTTTCGGGGTACGTTTTTCCAAGAATGAGATTCCGATTGTCAGGATCTTATCAGCGTATTGCTTTTACGGAAGGGTATAGCTATCAATGGTCGAACGCCTCGATGGGAACAGTTGATCGTTACGACATTGCTGAAACTTCTTTGGAGTTGACTTGGGCTATTCGCGATAAAGTCATGTCGTTGGGAACGAAACGCATTTCTTTAGGTTCTAAATGGCCAATTTTGACATTTAAAATCACGAAGAGCATTCCAGGCGTAACTGCTGCAAAAATTGATTATGCTCGTATTACTGGAGGAGTTCAACAAATCGTTCCGATACGAGCGGTTGGTAAATTGACTTATGTGTTGATGGGAACGGTTGTAACTGGAGATTCGCCCTTGTTGTTGCAACAAGTAGGACAAGGAACAGGCGGGATGTGGAAATTATCTGCAGCCAATTCATTTGAAACAATGATTGCATCTACTTACTATTCGTCACGAATGGCGGCATTGTTTACGCGTTTTGATTTCAAAGCTATTAAAACTGGTAAAAAATGGACTCGTCCGCAATTTGCGATTCATCATGCTTTGGGTTACGGAAACGATGAGGATAAAAGTCGTCATTCAATTGTTTTTCAATCACTCAATAATGGATATGCAGAAGCAGGTTTGTTAGCGAATAGCGTTATCGTATTGAATGGAATTGGTTTTGGAATTGGAGGGTTTTATCATTATGCAGGAGGAATTATTTCTCCAAAAGTGGAAAATAATATCACGGCTAAGTTTAGTTTAACATTCCACTTCTTATCGCGTTGA
- a CDS encoding OmpH family outer membrane protein: MKKILFALALTVCAIATTQAQTTKIGHVRSQALLDTMPSRKEAIKEIKAIEASGVKELRDMDSLIQVMYLNYQKNEKTWSETVKQYEQQRLQRKQQEIEERQQQIDQQLQAMTQEMNVVILDKVKKAVNIVATAKKFNYIIDESSTLYSAGGVDVTNEVIVELLKLEKK, from the coding sequence ATGAAAAAAATCCTATTTGCCCTAGCACTTACAGTATGTGCAATCGCAACAACACAGGCTCAAACAACTAAAATTGGGCATGTTAGATCTCAAGCTTTATTGGACACTATGCCTTCAAGAAAAGAAGCGATTAAAGAAATTAAAGCTATTGAAGCTTCTGGCGTGAAAGAATTGCGTGATATGGACAGTTTGATTCAAGTAATGTATTTGAACTACCAAAAGAATGAAAAAACGTGGTCGGAAACGGTAAAACAATATGAGCAACAACGTCTTCAACGCAAACAACAAGAAATTGAAGAACGTCAGCAACAAATTGACCAACAGTTACAAGCTATGACACAAGAAATGAATGTCGTAATTCTTGACAAAGTGAAAAAAGCGGTAAATATTGTAGCTACTGCCAAAAAATTCAACTACATCATCGATGAAAGTTCAACGCTTTATTCTGCTGGCGGAGTAGACGTAACTAACGAAGTAATTGTAGAGCTATTGAAGCTTGAAAAGAAATAA
- the ygiD gene encoding 4,5-DOPA dioxygenase extradiol has product MKRQTFVKGMLGFAALSGLTSVGSLGKILNEEDYTYPVLFIGHGSPMNGIEDNHFSQQWKKEVEHLPNPKVVLVISAHWLTNGTYVTAMEKPQTIHDFGGFPDELFAVQYPSPGSPEWAQQTKSAVTSITIGLDHEWGLDHGTWTVVRHMYPAAEIPVIQLSIDYNKPAEYHYALAQELKSLRKKGVLIIGSGNMVHNLRMVAWDKLNTPNFGFDWAIEANETFNKYILERNHRAMIDYKKMGEFAQLAIPTPDHYFPLIYTLGLSDEKEELALFNNELVGGSLNMTSVRFG; this is encoded by the coding sequence ATGAAACGCCAAACATTTGTAAAAGGTATGTTAGGATTTGCTGCATTGAGTGGATTGACTTCGGTTGGTTCCCTCGGAAAAATATTGAATGAGGAAGATTATACTTATCCCGTTCTCTTCATTGGGCATGGTTCTCCGATGAATGGTATTGAAGACAACCACTTTTCACAACAATGGAAAAAGGAAGTAGAACACTTGCCCAATCCGAAAGTGGTGTTGGTTATTTCTGCTCACTGGTTAACGAATGGAACCTACGTTACAGCGATGGAAAAGCCACAAACAATTCATGATTTTGGTGGATTCCCCGACGAATTATTTGCTGTGCAATATCCTTCCCCTGGCTCTCCAGAATGGGCACAACAAACCAAATCGGCAGTAACAAGCATAACCATTGGTCTCGATCACGAATGGGGATTGGATCACGGAACATGGACTGTTGTTCGACACATGTATCCAGCTGCTGAAATTCCAGTTATTCAACTTTCCATTGATTACAATAAACCAGCGGAATATCATTATGCATTGGCACAAGAGCTAAAATCCTTGCGCAAAAAAGGAGTTTTGATCATTGGAAGTGGAAACATGGTTCACAACTTACGCATGGTTGCTTGGGATAAACTAAACACTCCAAATTTCGGTTTCGACTGGGCGATAGAAGCAAATGAAACATTTAATAAGTACATTCTGGAACGCAATCACCGAGCAATGATTGATTACAAAAAGATGGGAGAGTTTGCTCAATTAGCTATTCCAACTCCCGATCATTATTTTCCGTTGATTTATACCTTGGGCTTATCCGATGAAAAAGAAGAACTTGCATTATTCAATAACGAATTGGTAGGCGGTTCTTTAAATATGACTTCTGTGCGATTTGGGTAA
- a CDS encoding sulfite exporter TauE/SafE family protein: MVLIITGYFLALLVGLVLGTLGGGGSILAVPILVLFFQMEPKDATVYSLFIVGVTSLFGAIQHFKSKLINLKNTLLFAIPAVISVSLTRLFVIPKLPPIIHVGDFIVFDLNTFIMGLFGLLMILAAIPMIKGQKELPSAKKNRPTILVIFGAIIGFISGLVGAGGGFMIIPSLSIFMKVPIKNAIATSIVIIAINSLSGFTAELFRPNIQLNWEILLGFTLIAVAGLMIGLRLNHLIQAAKLKKAFGVFVLIIGITILIAEIVAIR, translated from the coding sequence TTGGTACTCATAATTACAGGATATTTTTTAGCACTTTTAGTTGGACTAGTCTTAGGAACCTTAGGCGGTGGTGGATCTATTTTAGCAGTTCCGATTTTAGTTTTGTTCTTTCAAATGGAACCCAAAGATGCAACGGTATATTCACTTTTTATCGTTGGAGTTACCTCCTTGTTTGGAGCAATTCAACATTTTAAATCCAAATTGATCAATCTAAAAAACACCTTGTTATTTGCAATACCTGCCGTAATTAGTGTTTCTCTTACCCGATTATTCGTTATTCCAAAGCTTCCTCCCATTATTCATGTAGGAGATTTCATTGTATTCGATTTGAATACCTTTATCATGGGCTTATTTGGACTTTTAATGATCTTGGCTGCTATTCCTATGATTAAAGGTCAAAAAGAACTTCCTTCAGCAAAAAAAAACCGACCAACTATCTTGGTCATCTTTGGAGCAATCATTGGTTTTATCAGCGGATTAGTTGGCGCAGGAGGTGGATTCATGATTATTCCTTCCCTGTCCATCTTCATGAAAGTTCCAATTAAAAATGCCATTGCAACATCTATTGTGATTATTGCTATTAATTCACTTAGCGGATTTACAGCCGAATTATTCAGGCCTAATATCCAATTAAACTGGGAAATTCTTCTTGGATTTACCTTAATTGCAGTAGCAGGATTAATGATTGGTCTGAGATTAAACCACCTGATTCAAGCAGCTAAACTCAAAAAAGCATTTGGCGTTTTTGTATTAATTATTGGAATTACAATACTCATTGCGGAAATTGTAGCAATCCGATAA
- a CDS encoding T9SS type A sorting domain-containing protein, which yields MSNSAIQANTPQSQQAIRSELSVRLSNKEAIILDQNVPNPFAEQTVINFSIPASVQKAQIHFYDGHGKLMQSVEVVERGLGSVTVFGADLSSGVYTYTLVADGQIVATKKMMKQ from the coding sequence TTGAGCAACAGTGCTATTCAAGCAAACACACCTCAATCACAGCAAGCAATTCGCAGTGAACTTTCAGTTCGTTTGAGCAACAAAGAAGCAATTATTTTGGATCAGAACGTTCCAAATCCTTTTGCGGAACAAACAGTGATTAATTTCTCTATTCCAGCATCAGTACAAAAAGCACAAATTCATTTTTACGATGGACACGGAAAATTGATGCAATCTGTGGAGGTAGTAGAACGAGGATTGGGTAGTGTAACTGTTTTTGGGGCTGATTTAAGTTCTGGAGTTTATACCTATACCCTAGTTGCAGATGGACAAATCGTTGCGACAAAGAAAATGATGAAGCAATAA
- a CDS encoding radical SAM/SPASM domain-containing protein: MSTFKDQKNIVKQLTIRRIWNVVALRLSYSLARIFKIERNWGKPFALSIEPTTACNLGCPACPSGLKAFSRPTGKIDLSNHQNWLSQVSKSVFYINYYFQGEPFLHPQFLELIREAKKHKIYTATSTNAHFIDLKKAKEIVNSGLDRLIISIDGLTQETYESYRINGQLEKVIAGSKAMVQAKKEVQSETPHLIFQFLVVKANEHQIAEVQALATEIGIDEVRFKTAQVYDYKHGNELIPDNEAYSRYVKQKDGTYRFKYKGGNSCWRMWSSSVLTWDGRVVPCCFDKDAEHALGSLQEQSFESIWNSSEYRTFRGAVLRDRNSIDICTNCSEGAKVWVDG; encoded by the coding sequence ATGAGCACTTTTAAAGATCAAAAGAACATTGTAAAACAGTTGACTATTCGACGGATTTGGAACGTTGTTGCACTCCGATTATCGTATAGTTTAGCTCGAATCTTCAAAATTGAAAGAAATTGGGGAAAGCCTTTCGCATTGAGCATTGAACCAACAACGGCCTGCAACTTAGGATGTCCGGCTTGTCCAAGTGGTTTGAAAGCTTTCAGCAGACCAACGGGTAAGATCGATTTATCGAATCATCAAAATTGGCTTTCGCAAGTATCCAAATCGGTTTTTTACATCAATTATTATTTTCAGGGAGAACCATTTTTACATCCTCAATTTTTGGAGCTCATTCGGGAAGCAAAAAAACACAAAATTTATACGGCAACCTCCACCAATGCACATTTCATCGATTTAAAGAAAGCGAAGGAAATTGTCAATTCTGGTTTAGACCGCCTCATTATTTCCATTGATGGCTTAACTCAAGAAACCTATGAGTCGTACCGTATTAATGGACAATTGGAGAAAGTAATTGCTGGTTCTAAAGCAATGGTTCAAGCAAAAAAGGAAGTTCAAAGCGAAACACCTCATCTCATTTTTCAGTTTTTGGTCGTAAAAGCGAATGAACATCAAATTGCAGAAGTGCAAGCATTGGCAACTGAAATTGGCATTGATGAAGTGCGTTTCAAAACAGCCCAAGTCTACGATTACAAACATGGCAACGAATTGATTCCAGACAACGAGGCGTATTCGCGCTATGTGAAACAAAAAGACGGCACCTACCGCTTCAAGTACAAAGGTGGAAACAGTTGTTGGAGAATGTGGTCATCCAGTGTGCTTACTTGGGATGGACGCGTAGTTCCCTGCTGCTTCGATAAAGATGCCGAACATGCTTTGGGAAGTTTACAAGAACAATCTTTTGAAAGTATTTGGAATAGCTCTGAATACCGAACATTTCGAGGCGCTGTTCTCCGCGATCGGAATTCGATAGACATTTGTACCAATTGCTCAGAAGGCGCAAAGGTTTGGGTGGACGGATAA
- a CDS encoding OmpH family outer membrane protein produces MKTVLITLLMVFGMTFASSAQKYGYIDSEFILGKIPEYKESKDRLDKLAERWTKEIEERYEMIKKKKENFLREESLLPSEEKTKREEEIKTLESEAMQMQQTRFGVAGDYFQKRQELIKPIQDRIYEAMQTVASKRNYSFIFDKANQSNLVYADSKFDISDEVLREMGVSTK; encoded by the coding sequence ATGAAAACAGTACTTATTACTCTTCTAATGGTGTTTGGCATGACCTTTGCCAGTTCCGCACAAAAGTATGGTTATATTGACTCGGAGTTTATTTTGGGCAAAATCCCTGAATACAAAGAGTCAAAAGATCGCTTGGATAAATTAGCAGAACGTTGGACCAAAGAAATTGAGGAAAGGTATGAGATGATCAAAAAGAAAAAGGAAAATTTTCTAAGAGAAGAAAGTTTACTGCCTAGCGAAGAAAAAACCAAACGAGAAGAAGAGATTAAAACCTTGGAATCTGAAGCGATGCAAATGCAACAAACACGCTTCGGAGTAGCTGGAGATTATTTCCAGAAAAGACAAGAATTAATCAAACCCATTCAAGATCGAATTTACGAAGCAATGCAAACTGTTGCCTCTAAACGAAATTATAGTTTTATCTTTGACAAAGCGAACCAAAGTAACCTCGTATACGCCGATAGTAAATTTGATATTAGTGACGAGGTTCTTAGAGAAATGGGTGTAAGTACGAAGTAG